From Theileria annulata chromosome 1, complete sequence, *** SEQUENCING IN PROGRESS ***, one genomic window encodes:
- a CDS encoding uncharacterized protein (Tap821d03.p1c.C.cand.63 - score = 11.92), producing the protein MSSNLRKLRFMQKSDEKPQTTTEKTVNTLIGDKSIWIREGFEEIHKFHDEKADNKQKYPKIRYMTRFEKKSILIFRRSYNGANPSTEGFMSKLKKKTTTQTNK; encoded by the coding sequence atgagtTCGAACCTCAGAAAACTCCGCTTTATGCAAAAGTCAGATGAAAAACCTCAAACTACTACAGAAAAGACGGTCAACACGTTAATTGGAGATAAATCAATTTGGATTCGTGAAGGGTTTGAGGAGATTCATAAATTTCACGACGAGAAGGCAGATAATAAACAGAAGTATCCAAAAATCAGATACATGACGAGGTTTGAAAAGAAATccatattaattttcaggAGATCCTACAATGGAGCGAATCCATCAACGGAAGGTTTCATGTCGAAGCTTAAAAAGAAAACCACAACTcaaacaaataaataa
- a CDS encoding uncharacterized protein (Tap821d03.p1c.cand.38 - score = 99.86), which translates to MFELISMSNLDSGAHSSHGNFNLNSNSIGISCENENLSKCVTPTLKSRKRSSPEDKPLSKSENFESFDNPISDELMDSVKNFSNEVEDKLNSIEEKGVIHKNPSTENHSVKYLKTPNSRVKSTNSATTGDMCCETRKISEQTPKPSGVHRLSMLDLLMNNDNCLDETSDNVSEVYSSLTSSVNRLGTPVRSNSKDYTKKYDSFQSLSTTDIESSNAEIDRNRSEETFSSSEPVISDDTVRTEEMVTAESGYSTDIEPVVDEFEHLIKCLRDPEYFEKLENLPTLLFLSELEFDKLLKLEDILVPILKQLQEASNFFYKLYVMNVALQIMEPKLNIKTFYENITSLIKVACGPNTPFNPENIENGGLEQMFIQLLNSTSSLLVHLGSDELDVLFKLLFPFFYNFYPIDMIIVAAFGVCKEIVKRLHLDQVKSALKYITSNFIFFNTRLYNTNTPTSNDSSCISKSTSTENSAKVRKEDDSVKIYTRDRDTGNTNNFYYVEIIVILFEQMFINTSRIDENNIGEGIGDEKESYGIFKNNFRDFVNDTFYMENVTFRSRKVFFQILIQKLENPKHPFVSFMVYELLSMLIAHINGNYLNGKRPNEKEDVKEIKGEKNTKKLQSLRFLLIISSHLFELYNRVLRIPFVNRNKTKYLSDLDLSKNMKEITFENIKENIMGYLNYISIKDATSELNNLGTCIFYTFLKDYCYINNVKEMQQLLLFLKIFKYLGVNNANFSGVSGSNKKINYIFNNINYSHVFNYPYLSEAKYHNSPAHRIDLLILDLYVYNIVRELYDSILDTVINLIHTINENTTLRLCIDFIYEVVSKNYDYLLDKKIKTMLLISISDYNVYVRQQVINIYTNFLVHFYNKKGVSGKNARDDIEFEDELMRYISEILIDKMLLTTKDLNYKIRLGSLKFLHMFLSLVQIERYFDVVSALAGRSLDSYREHQQVKRALYNLLCSAFFIYSIETLNSDSFSSIKHTYENKSNSQVSPEEQFLKRSLDHQKKMFLERFVRVILYKMESYKGKLNPILIMFNYYQSNTEVILDPIGYYGGSRNSNMTRKDVVGNNTNLTDPETIVNNWLENLLDLFLMKRSTGARYFELTEALSVFKLFGEVYPKLFVKHLVYFIPYLKLVDGILLDVEQVNLIIAINNLIIIVYRYLKNSKPATKGDAVKDEDEILCELNNIANNVVGLVNYNSPILVRSIIQLLTYNNQEYLMKIYETSFKYLNNIKKILSSFLNSNLGKDKLELRSSVLNHKMLGNLNVSIYSWQLACISEFNDTEFKVFKLFIEIFKLYNGLDIESISGLLIQCCCRYMSNLNNLYKVDHKELKSVLSEIYEYYQTKPDKYNNLILILNRMLNTYHALSSSSDSETPDSENIIDQDNKNQKEKRDLINLMYIMIQKYTNAFMSLITNYYDNEGKAGITDLENHLYFNKEENQEKLFGEVLYDKYDKVVYMEIIEIIIVNRLTNVQELLPFVFAQLISPDLHVQRVAENNLKIIIKQDINLFLGKMNTCFETLFKSVVHQFFRNSFVLGVAGEFIHSALQGVFRIYLELLQAKRSNTKMFITSLLMQTKTIHTIEFKDWIEREIKLGNRNDWKLLNSMKVYEGFINKLKELVDKIKVEKGEERNKLFLEYFQYLYANLICVLLDGLTFKNKKDSAFAITKIRDVVNDNTHILTSDDKITKFVNTRLKRISNRIKNTYK; encoded by the coding sequence ATGTTTGAACTAATTAGTATGAGTAATTTGGACTCCGGTGCACATTCATCTCAcggaaattttaatttaaactcTAATTCTATTGGCATTTCCtgtgaaaatgaaaatttatcaaaatgtGTTACACCAACCCTTAAATCTAGAAAAAGGTCTTCGCCTGAAGATAAACCACTTTCAAAATCCgaaaattttgaatctTTTGATAATCCAATCTCTGATGAGTTAATGGatagtgtaaaaaatttttcaaatgaaGTTGaggataaattaaacaGCATAGAGGAAAAGGGTGTTATACATAAAAACCCTTCCACTGAAAATCatagtgtaaaatatttaaaaacaCCGAATAGCCGTGTTAAATCAACAAATTCAGCAACTACTGGAGATATGTGTTGCGAAACTAGAAAAATTAGTGAACAAACGCCTAAACCCAGCGGCGTTCATAGACTGTCAATGTTGGATCTGCTAATGAACAATGATAATTGTTTAGACGAAACAAGCGATAACGTTTCGGAAGTTTACAGTTCCTTAACCTCCTCAGTTAATAGGTTAGGAACGCCTGTGAGATCCAATTCAAAGGATTATACAAAAAAGTATGATAGTTTTCAATCCTTAAGTACAACGGATATTGAATCGTCTAACGCTGAAATTGATAGAAATCGTTCTGAAGAGACTTTTTCTAGTAGTGAACCTGTAATATCGGATGATACGGTTCGCACTGAGGAAATGGTTACTGCGGAAAGCGGATATTCAACTGATATTGAACCAGTTGTAGATGAGTTTGAACATTTAATTAAGTGTTTAAGAGACCCGGAATATTTTGAAAAGTTAGAAAACCTCCCTACTTTACTATTTCTGTCAGAGCTAGAGTTTGATAAACTGTTGAAACTAGAAGATATTTTAGTTCCAATACTCAAACAGTTACAAGAAGCGAGTAACtttttttacaaattgTATGTTATGAACGTTGCTTTGCAGATAATGGAACCCAAATTGAACATAAAAACTTTTTACGAAAACATAACAAGTTTAATAAAAGTAGCTTGCGGACCTAATACACCGTTCAACCCTGAAAATATAGAGAATGGAGGATTGGAACAAATGTTCATCCAATTATTGAATAGTACCTCAAGTCTGTTGGTACATCTGGGTTCTGATGAGTTGGATGTTTTGTTTAAGCTCCTATTCCCTTTCTTTTACAATTTCTATCCAATTGATATGATTATTGTCGCCGCTTTTGGAGTTTGTAAGGAAATTGTTAAGAGGCTTCACCTAGACCAAGTTAAGTCAGCTTTGAAGTACATAACTTCTaactttatattttttaacacTCGCCTATACAACACTAACACACCCACAAGTAATGATAGCAGTTGTATTTCTAAATCAACCTCCACTGAAAACAGTGCTAAAGTTAGAAAAGAAGATGATAGCGTAAAAATATATACGAGAGATAGGGACACAGgaaatacaaataatttctattatGTGGAGATTATAGTGATACTGTTTGAGCAAATGTTCATTAACACGTCTAGAATAGACGAGAATAATATAGGTGAAGGTATCGGAGATGAAAAGGAGTCTTACGGAATATTtaagaataattttagagATTTTGTAAATGACACGTTTTATATGGAGAATGTAACGTTTAGAAGCCGAaaagtattttttcaaattttgaTACAGAAACTAGAAAATCCCAAGCACCCATTCGTGTCGTTCATGGTGTATGAATTGTTGTCTATGTTAATTGCGCACATTAACGGGAATTATCTAAATGGTAAGAGACCAAATGAGAAAGAAGATGTTAAAGAAATAAAGGGAGAAAAGAATACAAAAAAACTACAGTCACTTAGGTTCCTGCTGATAATATCAAGTCATTTGTTCGAATTGTATAATAGAGTTCTAAGAATTCCATTTGTAAACCGTAATAAAACTAAGTATCTGAGTGATTTGGATTTAagtaaaaatatgaaagaAATAACATTTGAGAATATTAAGGAAAATATTATGGGATATTTGAATTACATTAGCATAAAAGACGCTACTTCAGAGCTGAATAACCTTGGAACGTGCATATTTTACACGTTCCTTAAGGACTACTGTTACATTAACAATGTGAAGGAGATGCAACAGTTGCTGTTGTtccttaaaatttttaaatatttaggaGTGAATAATGCTAATTTCTCTGGTGTCAGTGGATCgaataaaaaaattaattatattttcaacaaTATTAACTATTCCCACGTGTTCAATTACCCATACCTGTCGGAAGCCAAATACCATAACAGCCCCGCACATAGGATAGATCTTTTAATTCTGGATCTGTATGTTTACAATATTGTTCGCGAGCTCTATGATTCGATATTGGATACggttattaatttaatacacacaattaatgaaaatacGACACTTAGACTATGCATTGATTTCATATATGAGGTGGTGAGTAAGAACTACGATTACCTGTtggataaaaaaataaaaaccATGTTGTTGATCTCAATATCAGACTACAACGTTTACGTTAGACAACAAgtcataaatatatacacaAATTTTCTGGTTCATTTCTACAATAAGAAGGGAGTTTCAGGGAAAAATGCTAGAGATGATATTGAATTTGAGGACGAACTTATGAGATACATATCTGAAATTCTTATAGACAAGATGTTATTAACTACAAaggatttaaattataaaatcaGGCTAGGATCACTGAAGTTCCTACATATGTTCCTCAGCCTAGTGCAAATCGAAAGATATTTTGATGTAGTGTCTGCTTTGGCCGGAAGAAGTTTAGACTCATATAGAGAACACCAACAAGTTAAAAGGGCACTATATAACCTGTTGTGTAGCGCGTTCTTTATATACTCAATAGAAACTTTAAATTCTGATTCGTTTTCGAGCATTAAACATACCtatgaaaataaatcaaatagTCAAGTGAGTCCAGAAGAACAATTTTTGAAAAGATCACTCGATCACCAAAAGAAGATGTTTTTGGAAAGATTTGTCAGGGTAATACTTTATAAAATGGAGTCTTACAAAGGAAAACTAAACCCTATTCTAATAATGTTCAACTATTACCAAAGTAATACTGAAGTTATATTGGACCCAATTGGTTATTATGGCGGTAGTCGTAATTCTAATATGACAAGGAAAGATGTAGTAGgaaataatactaatttaacTGATCCCGAAACAATAGTAAATAATTGGCTAGAAAATTTActtgatttatttttgatGAAGAGGTCCACGGGTGCCCGCTACTTCGAACTTACTGAGGCTTTGAGTGTGTTTAAGCTATTTGGAGAAGTTTACCCAAAGCTTTTTGTAAAACATCTAGTTTATTTCATACCGTACCTGAAGCTAGTGGATGGGATTCTACTAGACGTTGAACAAGTTAACCTGATTATTGCAATTAACAACCTCATAATTATAGTCTATAGGTACCTTAAAAACTCCAAACCTGCCACAAAAGGTGATGCTGTGaaagatgaagatgagATATTGTGTGAATTGAACAACATAGCCAACAATGTAGTTGGCCTGGTCAACTATAATTCACCCATTTTGGTAAGGTCAATAATTCAGCTACTGACCTATAACAATCAGGAATATCTAATGAAGATATATGAAACATCATTTAAGTACCTCAACAACATAAAGAAAATTCTATCCTCTTTCCTGAATTCTAACTTGGGGAAAGATAAGCTGGAATTGAGAAGTAGTGTTTTGAATCACAAGATGCTGGGTAATTTAAACGTGAGTATATACTCGTGGCAGCTGGCCTGCATATCTGAGTTTAACGACACTGAATTCAAGGTTTTCAAGCTTTTCATAGAAATATTCAAGCTGTACAATGGCTTGGATATCGAAAGTATCTCAGGCCTGTTAATCCAGTGCTGTTGTAGGTACATGTCAAACCTAAATAACCTTTACAAAGTCGACCACAAAGAATTGAAGTCTGTGCTTTCAgaaatttatgaatattaCCAGACTAAGCCAGACAAATACAATAATCTGATCCTGATACTGAATCGAATGTTGAACACATACCATGCTTTATCCTCAAGTTCAGATTCTGAAACCCCTGATtctgaaaatattatcGACCAAGACAACAAAAATCAGAAAGAGAAAAGAGACTTGATAAACctaatgtatataatgataCAAAAGTATACAAATGCATTCATGAGCCTAATAACTAACTATTACGATAATGAAGGTAAGGCTGGAATTACAGATCTTGAAAATCAcctttattttaataaagaaGAGAATCAGGAAAAGTTATTTGGAGAGGtattatatgataaatatgataAGGTGGTGTACATGGAGATTATAGAGataattattgttaatCGACTTACAAACGTGCAGGAGTTGTTGCCCTTTGTATTTGCACAGTTAATTTCACCAGATTTACACGTACAGAGGGTGGCAGAAAATAACTTAAAGATCATAATTAAGCAGGATATTAACCTATTCCTGGGTAAGATGAACACTTGTTTCGAAACTCTCTTTAAAAGTGTGGTCCATCAATTTTTCAGAAACAGTTTCGTTCTAGGTGTTGCAGGAGAGTTCATTCATTCAGCGCTCCAAGGAGTGTTTAGAATATATCTAGAACTACTTCAGGCTAAGAGATCTAACACAAAGATGTTTATAACATCACTACTAATGCAGACCAAGACGATACACACAATTGAGTTTAAAGATTGGATCGAGAGAGAAATAAAGTTGGGAAATAGGAATGATTGGAAacttttaaattcaatGAAAGTGTACGAAGGATTCATAAACAAACTCAAGGAACTAGTAGACAAGATCAAGGTAGAAAAGGGAGAGGAGAggaacaaattatttttagagtATTTTCAATATCTGTATGCAAATCTTATTTGTGTATTACTCGATGGGCTCACATTTAAAAACAAGAAGGATTCAGCTTTCGCAATCACAAAGATTCGTGATGTTGTAAATGACAATACACACATTTTAACATCAGACgataaaattacaaaattcGTAAACACCAGACTCAAGAGGATCTctaatagaattaaaaatacttataaataa
- a CDS encoding uncharacterized protein (Tap821d03.p1c.C.cand.62 - score = 34.15), producing MSYTYPIYHMSKLRKRLGKFNVFGINFLYTENMNYKYRRRSLSRDSYRRYSSDDLSVSRSRSLRRYRRSVSRSKRSYSKPRRRFSRDRRSYSSGSTDGRHHRERRRHRSPSAEKTNTEPVSVNGNEAETPKVAQRKRIRNMSWKLPNANDFPDKNTNFNAQRRTRSNKFNFNNRFDHSLSKTSLENFRYESDEFKVQKEKMHQALKEKEDSSREAKKLLSDYTKELNTLVGNLSKLPKDSEEYKESSEKIQSLKKAMKDLISQERQVTKSKPMKPAFDKNISLDNRETKIFFPNLPDCAKGKGNLAKWISENSKFLLPQKIAMLASHGTTYEAAVIEYKTHDVAQRVLNSCKLHGITVTWMHASEISSETTENNKGSESATEVIQPDSLQII from the exons ATGAGTTACACTTACCCAATTTACCACATGAGTAAACTTAGAAAAAGATTAGGAAAATTCAACGTTTTTGGcataaattttctatatactgaaaatatgaattataaATACAGGAGGCGCTCACTCAGTAGAGATAGTTATAGGCGCTATTCTAGCGACGACCTAAGCGTTTCTAGAAGCAGGTCATTAAGGCGTTACAGAAGGAGCGTTTCGAGGAGTAAGCGCAGTTATTCAAAACCTAGAAGGCGTTTTTCAAGGGATAGGAGGAGTTATTCAAGTGGTTCAACAGATGGTCGTCATCACCGAG aacGGAGGAGACATCGTTCGCCTTCTGCTGAAAAAACCAACACAGAACCAGTTTCTGTAAATGGAAATGAGGCTGAAACTCCAAAAGTTGCACAAAGGAAGAGAATTCGCAACATGTCATGGAAGCTTCCAAATGCGAATGATTTTCCTGACAAAAACACCAACTTTAATGCTCAAAGAAGGACTAgatctaataaatttaactttAATAACAGATTTGACCACAGTTTAAGCAAAACTAGCttagaaaattttagataCGAGTCAGACGAATTTAAGGTTCAAAAG gAAAAGATGCACCAAGCTTTAAAGGAAAAAGAAGATAGTAGTAGGGAAGCCAAAAAATTACTTTCAGATTACACCAAAGAACTTAAT ACTCTGGTTGGAAATTTATCGAAGTTACCGAAGGATTCTGAGGAATACAAGGAGTCTAGTGAGAAAATTCAATCGCTTAAAAAGGCTATGAAGGACTTGATATCTCAGGAAAGGCAGGTGACAAAGAGCAAGCCGATGAAACCTGCATTTGATAAGAATATTAGTTTAGATAACAGGGAAACAAAGATATTTTTTCCAAACCTTCCAGATTGCGCTAAAG gtaAGGGTAACTTGGCTAAATGGATCTCCGAGAATTCCAAATTTTTACTACCCCAAAAAATCGCAATGTTGGCATCTCATGGAACTACTTATGAAGCAGCAGTAATCGAATATAAAACACACGATGTTGCACAAAGG GTGCTTAATTCATGTAAATTACACGGAATAACAGTTACCTGGATGCACGCATCTGAAATATCGTCTGAAACCACCGAGAACAATAAGGGAAGTGAAAGCGCCACAGAGGTAATTCAACCAGATTCtcttcaaattatttaa